Proteins from a genomic interval of Paenibacillus sp. FSL R5-0623:
- a CDS encoding peptidase U32 family protein, with translation MSKKHELLVTAANVKEAEVLLQAGADALVIGDDRFGMRLPGSFSVEETAEVVAIAAKHQARVYVSMTNLMSNELLKELPEYVQALGRIGIDGVEFNDPSVLATMKEYAPHVKLHWNAEMTSTNYATANYWGTKGASRVVLARELNMDELTEMVPFLKVEAQVQVHGMTNIYHSKRSLVQSYMAHQGRPVEGHLGKERGLFLIEAERRDEKFPIYEDINGTHIMSSEDICILEDLHLLMEAGVHSFKIEGMLKSLTYNEAVVRAYRTAIDSYIADSDAYAFSEEWLAEVRKLQDPERELSFGFFYKEQVY, from the coding sequence ATGAGTAAGAAACATGAACTGCTCGTTACAGCAGCTAATGTGAAAGAGGCAGAAGTGCTGCTCCAGGCGGGAGCAGATGCTCTGGTTATTGGAGATGATCGATTCGGCATGCGTCTTCCAGGCAGCTTTAGCGTGGAAGAGACAGCAGAGGTGGTTGCCATTGCAGCCAAACATCAGGCGCGTGTGTATGTATCCATGACTAATCTGATGTCCAACGAACTGTTGAAAGAATTGCCTGAATATGTTCAAGCACTTGGCAGAATCGGTATTGATGGTGTGGAGTTTAATGATCCATCCGTGCTGGCCACCATGAAGGAATACGCTCCACATGTGAAGCTGCACTGGAACGCAGAGATGACTTCAACGAACTATGCGACGGCCAACTATTGGGGAACCAAGGGAGCTAGTCGCGTTGTACTTGCCCGAGAGTTGAATATGGACGAGTTGACGGAAATGGTTCCTTTTCTGAAAGTGGAAGCTCAGGTTCAGGTGCATGGCATGACGAATATTTATCATTCCAAGCGCAGTCTGGTACAAAGTTACATGGCTCATCAAGGGCGGCCGGTTGAGGGACATCTGGGGAAAGAGAGGGGATTGTTCCTGATCGAGGCTGAACGCCGGGATGAGAAATTCCCGATCTACGAGGATATTAACGGTACACACATTATGAGCTCAGAGGATATATGTATCCTCGAAGATCTTCATCTGTTGATGGAGGCGGGTGTGCACAGTTTCAAAATTGAAGGTATGTTAAAATCACTCACCTACAATGAAGCTGTTGTACGTGCATATCGGACAGCGATTGACAGTTATATAGCCGATTCTGATGCATATGCGTTCTCTGAAGAGTGGCTCGCTGAGGTGCGGAAGTTACAGGACCCTGAACGTGAATTGTCGTTTGGATTTTTCTATAAAGAACAAGTGTATTAA
- the mltG gene encoding endolytic transglycosylase MltG, which yields MKGKAIVVILLIIVVLVGGAGGYVWSMMRPVEASTEPVVFEIKSGSGTSKIADQLQEEGLIRSGLTFKGYLKWKKLGSNFMAGTYSMNPGVTYDEIVSKLSSGEVVPEEMVKFTIPEGYNVLQMAGKLSYEHVVDRDEFIKLANDPSAFDVDIIKDIPVDEELRYVLEGYLFPETYELKKGSSTHDVMQRMLEEFQTKINSIPDLEAKLQEKNLSLHELLTIASLVEKEVVVDEERALVAGVIYNRINQDMKLEIDATVQYLLDRPKERLFYKDLKVKSPYNTYLNKGLPPGPIASPSLPSIEAALNPEASEYLFYVTKKDGSSGHLFAKTYKEHQQNIAKSKAAQ from the coding sequence TTGAAAGGGAAAGCAATTGTAGTCATACTGCTTATCATTGTAGTTCTTGTCGGAGGCGCAGGCGGTTACGTGTGGAGTATGATGCGTCCTGTGGAAGCTTCTACAGAACCGGTCGTATTCGAGATTAAGAGCGGATCGGGAACTTCGAAAATCGCGGATCAGCTTCAAGAAGAAGGCCTCATTCGAAGCGGGTTAACCTTCAAAGGTTATTTAAAGTGGAAGAAACTAGGTTCTAATTTCATGGCGGGTACATATTCTATGAATCCTGGCGTGACATATGATGAGATTGTTAGCAAGCTGAGTAGTGGTGAAGTTGTACCGGAGGAAATGGTGAAATTTACGATTCCGGAGGGTTATAACGTTCTGCAAATGGCGGGTAAACTTTCTTATGAGCATGTTGTAGATCGGGATGAATTCATCAAGCTGGCCAATGATCCTTCGGCCTTTGATGTAGATATCATCAAAGATATTCCAGTGGATGAAGAACTTCGCTACGTATTGGAAGGGTATCTATTCCCGGAGACCTACGAGCTGAAAAAGGGAAGTTCCACGCATGATGTGATGCAACGGATGCTGGAAGAATTCCAGACCAAGATTAATTCCATTCCTGATTTGGAAGCAAAGCTCCAGGAAAAGAACCTTTCCCTGCATGAACTGCTGACGATTGCGTCACTCGTGGAGAAAGAAGTTGTAGTGGACGAGGAACGTGCTCTGGTTGCAGGTGTAATCTACAATCGGATCAATCAGGATATGAAGCTGGAGATTGATGCTACCGTGCAATATCTGCTCGACAGGCCAAAGGAGCGATTGTTCTACAAGGATCTGAAGGTGAAAAGTCCCTATAATACGTATCTGAATAAAGGCTTGCCACCAGGTCCAATTGCCAGTCCAAGTCTTCCGTCCATTGAGGCAGCGCTAAATCCGGAAGCTTCGGAGTATCTGTTCTATGTGACAAAAAAGGATGGCTCGTCTGGACATCTATTTGCAAAAACGTATAAGGAACACCAGCAAAATATAGCCAAAAGTAAGGCTGCGCAATAA
- a CDS encoding DUF1292 domain-containing protein: MTEYSRKDLKWTDSLRLAFGAHVELEEENGKSQPYDLLAEFEVNGQQYAVLRSSLRPYDEVELLRVSPGSEDQIMPELVTIDDDDEWENISELYDECTLPIDED, encoded by the coding sequence ATGACGGAATATAGCCGCAAAGACCTGAAATGGACAGATTCACTGCGTCTGGCATTCGGTGCTCATGTTGAGCTCGAGGAAGAGAACGGTAAATCACAACCGTATGACTTGTTGGCTGAGTTCGAAGTGAACGGTCAGCAGTACGCGGTGCTCCGCAGTTCGTTGCGACCTTATGACGAGGTTGAACTTCTGCGGGTATCACCTGGAAGTGAAGACCAGATCATGCCAGAGTTAGTTACGATCGACGATGATGATGAGTGGGAGAACATCTCGGAACTGTATGATGAGTGTACACTCCCCATTGACGAAGATTAA
- a CDS encoding DUF1292 domain-containing protein has product MAEDQLGMEEEAEIIYIADDEGNEEEFEVIMKFEVDGSEAKYMMVAPVEPEDGETDVYAFRYEEEGDDIKLFVIQDDAEWDIVEETFNTFLAEDEEEAN; this is encoded by the coding sequence ATGGCTGAAGATCAACTGGGTATGGAAGAAGAAGCGGAAATTATTTACATTGCGGATGACGAGGGTAATGAAGAGGAATTTGAAGTCATCATGAAGTTTGAAGTAGATGGTTCGGAGGCCAAGTACATGATGGTTGCTCCGGTTGAACCTGAAGATGGCGAAACGGATGTATATGCATTCCGTTATGAAGAAGAGGGCGACGATATTAAACTTTTCGTCATCCAAGATGATGCCGAATGGGATATCGTCGAGGAGACGTTTAATACATTTCTTGCTGAAGATGAAGAGGAAGCGAACTAA
- the ruvX gene encoding Holliday junction resolvase RuvX: MKILGLDYGDRRIGVAASDAFGWTAQGLEVLERRRDEGEFARIAELVREHEISEIVVGLPKNMNGTVGPRGEICIAFADRLRDELNLPVHLWDERLTTMAAERTLIEADVSRKKRKQVVDKMAASLILQNYLDANSRR, encoded by the coding sequence ATGAAAATATTAGGTTTGGACTATGGGGACCGAAGAATCGGAGTTGCCGCGAGTGACGCCTTCGGTTGGACTGCCCAGGGATTGGAAGTGCTAGAACGCCGCCGTGATGAAGGCGAGTTCGCTCGGATTGCCGAACTTGTGCGTGAGCATGAGATTAGTGAGATCGTAGTCGGACTTCCCAAAAACATGAACGGCACCGTAGGACCGCGCGGTGAGATATGCATTGCTTTTGCCGATCGCCTGCGGGATGAACTGAATTTACCTGTTCACCTTTGGGATGAACGGCTGACAACCATGGCAGCAGAACGTACGCTGATCGAAGCGGATGTCAGTCGGAAAAAACGCAAACAGGTTGTGGACAAAATGGCCGCAAGCTTGATTTTGCAAAATTATTTGGATGCCAATAGTAGAAGGTGA
- a CDS encoding IreB family regulatory phosphoprotein, whose product MDSMDKTVKFNVKGDEQEASSKEILLTVYDALVDKEYNPINQIVGYLISGDPAYIPRHNNARSLVRKKERDELIEELVRSYLANHR is encoded by the coding sequence ATGGACTCCATGGATAAGACGGTTAAATTTAATGTGAAAGGTGACGAACAGGAAGCATCATCCAAAGAGATTCTTCTCACGGTATATGATGCATTGGTCGATAAGGAGTATAATCCGATCAACCAGATTGTTGGGTATCTGATTTCTGGAGACCCGGCATACATTCCTCGTCACAACAACGCACGTAGTCTGGTCCGTAAAAAGGAGCGCGATGAGCTGATTGAAGAGCTTGTACGTTCCTATCTGGCCAATCACCGGTAA
- the alaS gene encoding alanine--tRNA ligase codes for MKASEIRSKWIEFFASKGHKIEPSASLVPHNDPSLLWINAGMAPLKPYFDGREKPENPRLANSQKCIRTNDIENVGKTRRHHTFFEMLGNFSIGDYFKEETVTWAWEFLTSKEWIGFDPERLSVTVYPEDEEAFKLWNEKVGLPAERIIKLDENFWDIGEGPCGPCTEIFYDRGEAYGNDMSDPEMYPGGENERYLEVWNLVFSQFNHNKDGSYTPLPNKNIDTGAGLERFASILQNVDSNFDTDLFQPMIQRTAALAGVKYNDSVEIDVALKVIADHIRTVAFAVGDGVLPSNEGRGYVIRRLLRRAVRYGKVLGLDRPFLYELTTTVGEVMGMYYPEVVDKQEFIAKVIKTEEERFHETLTDGLAILADISGTAKSEGRTVISGPEAFKLYDTYGFPFDLTEDYAAEHGLTVDREGFDASMQKQRELGRAGRQENESMKVQGGPLADLEVKSEFVGYTDLLTEAKVVAIVAGDALVESVGEGQTCQVVLDKTPFYAESGGQVSDQGLLRGTGVTAKVQGLFKAPLGQHVHLVTVESGELRVGDVINAEVDSAKRGDIIKNHTATHLLHKALKDVLGTHVNQAGSLVEPQRLRFDFSHFGSITPEELTEIERQVNEQIWNRLNVNIELKAIDEAKEMGAMALFGEKYGDIVRVVQVGDYSLELCGGCHVNNTSEIGIFKLVSESGIGSGVRRIEAVTGRGAYLYVESQLELLKQSAALLKANVADVPKRIEGLNQQLKEAARETESLQSKLSAMEAGQLTDQVVQAGNTQLLAARVDAPNMDALRTVADELKVKLPNAVLVLGAPADGKVNFVVAVPAEQVKQGLHAGKIVKEVAAVCGGGGGGRPDMAQAGGKDATKLDEALKLAVSLVSGHNA; via the coding sequence ATGAAAGCCAGTGAAATCCGGTCCAAATGGATAGAGTTTTTTGCAAGTAAAGGTCACAAAATCGAGCCGAGCGCATCGCTCGTGCCTCACAACGATCCTTCCCTTCTGTGGATCAATGCAGGTATGGCACCGCTCAAACCTTATTTTGACGGACGTGAGAAACCGGAGAACCCGCGTCTAGCGAACTCCCAGAAATGTATCCGTACCAATGATATTGAGAATGTTGGTAAAACGCGTCGTCACCATACGTTCTTCGAAATGCTAGGCAACTTCTCTATTGGAGATTACTTCAAGGAAGAGACGGTTACTTGGGCGTGGGAATTCTTGACCAGCAAAGAGTGGATCGGATTCGATCCGGAACGTCTTTCCGTTACGGTATATCCGGAAGATGAAGAAGCTTTCAAACTGTGGAACGAAAAAGTAGGACTGCCTGCGGAGCGTATCATTAAATTGGATGAGAACTTCTGGGATATCGGCGAAGGCCCATGTGGACCCTGTACCGAGATCTTCTATGACCGCGGCGAAGCTTACGGAAACGACATGAGTGATCCTGAGATGTACCCAGGTGGGGAAAACGAACGTTATCTGGAAGTGTGGAACCTGGTATTCTCCCAGTTCAACCATAACAAAGATGGTAGCTACACACCGCTTCCTAACAAAAATATTGATACAGGTGCTGGTTTGGAACGTTTTGCCTCCATTCTGCAAAATGTGGATTCCAACTTCGACACAGACCTGTTCCAACCTATGATTCAGAGAACAGCTGCTCTTGCGGGTGTGAAATATAACGACAGCGTCGAGATTGATGTAGCACTGAAAGTCATTGCCGATCATATCCGTACGGTTGCTTTTGCAGTAGGTGATGGCGTTCTGCCAAGTAATGAAGGACGTGGATATGTCATCCGTCGTTTGCTCCGCCGTGCAGTTCGTTATGGAAAAGTACTTGGACTTGACCGTCCATTCCTGTATGAACTGACAACAACCGTTGGTGAAGTGATGGGCATGTACTACCCTGAGGTAGTAGACAAACAGGAGTTCATCGCTAAAGTGATCAAAACCGAGGAAGAGCGTTTCCACGAAACACTCACGGATGGTCTGGCTATTCTGGCTGATATCAGCGGCACAGCCAAATCCGAAGGACGCACAGTTATTAGCGGACCTGAAGCTTTCAAACTGTATGATACGTACGGTTTCCCGTTTGACCTGACAGAAGATTATGCAGCAGAGCATGGTCTGACTGTGGACCGTGAAGGTTTTGATGCATCCATGCAGAAACAGCGTGAGCTTGGACGTGCTGGGCGTCAAGAGAACGAGAGCATGAAAGTTCAAGGCGGACCACTTGCTGACCTGGAGGTTAAAAGCGAGTTTGTTGGTTATACTGACCTGTTGACGGAAGCAAAAGTGGTAGCCATCGTAGCAGGTGACGCCCTTGTTGAATCTGTAGGCGAAGGACAAACGTGTCAGGTTGTTCTGGACAAAACTCCGTTCTACGCGGAAAGTGGCGGTCAAGTGAGTGATCAGGGCTTGCTGCGAGGTACTGGTGTAACAGCAAAAGTACAAGGTTTGTTCAAAGCTCCACTCGGACAACATGTACATCTGGTGACTGTGGAGTCTGGTGAACTACGTGTAGGTGATGTGATCAACGCCGAAGTAGACTCTGCGAAACGTGGCGACATTATCAAAAACCATACAGCAACCCACTTGCTGCACAAGGCACTCAAAGATGTGCTCGGCACACACGTAAACCAGGCAGGATCGCTCGTAGAGCCACAGCGTCTGCGGTTTGACTTCTCTCACTTCGGCAGCATCACACCGGAAGAGTTGACAGAAATTGAGCGTCAGGTGAACGAACAGATCTGGAATCGTCTGAACGTAAACATCGAGCTGAAAGCTATTGATGAAGCCAAAGAAATGGGTGCAATGGCCCTGTTTGGCGAAAAATATGGAGATATTGTACGTGTTGTTCAAGTCGGAGACTATAGTTTGGAACTTTGTGGCGGCTGTCACGTAAATAATACTTCAGAGATCGGAATCTTCAAACTGGTGAGCGAGAGCGGAATTGGCTCCGGCGTACGCCGGATCGAAGCTGTAACTGGCCGCGGCGCATATCTGTATGTGGAAAGCCAGTTGGAACTGCTCAAACAATCAGCAGCACTGCTCAAAGCCAATGTGGCTGATGTACCTAAACGGATTGAAGGTCTGAACCAACAACTGAAAGAAGCAGCCAGAGAGACCGAATCCCTGCAAAGCAAGCTGAGTGCCATGGAAGCGGGTCAATTGACGGATCAAGTGGTACAAGCAGGAAATACACAATTGTTGGCAGCACGCGTAGATGCTCCGAACATGGATGCACTGCGTACAGTGGCAGATGAGTTGAAAGTAAAATTGCCTAACGCGGTACTCGTATTGGGTGCTCCAGCGGACGGCAAAGTGAATTTTGTTGTAGCCGTACCTGCTGAACAAGTAAAACAAGGATTACATGCAGGCAAAATCGTCAAAGAAGTCGCAGCAGTATGCGGCGGTGGCGGTGGTGGACGTCCAGATATGGCGCAAGCCGGAGGTAAGGATGCGACCAAGCTGGATGAAGCGCTGAAACTGGCAGTTTCGCTGGTTAGCGGGCATAATGCATAA
- a CDS encoding AI-2E family transporter, with amino-acid sequence MEQLTKNKLFRYAIWLLLGLIILYFIWLLRPLLLHIYAFLKTVLAPFIVALIISYVLNPIVSMLGGRKVPRTIAVLLIYAFFLTCLGVILMNVIPVLIEQLGELNEHMPELSMRAQSLMNNMDHKLMPPSVRTGMNSWFFQMEDRLTQGITVLMDNIGATINVLFNVFIVPFLIFYMLKDFEVFERTIVAYLPRSRRKAIVSVMKEIDTALGNYIRGQFIVCVIVGIFAYIGYIIIDMPYALLLASIVAVFNIVPYLGPFLGAAPAVVMASTVSFKMVLLVVIVNTLCQVLESNVISPQVVGRTLHLHPLSIIFALLVGGELAGIVGLILAVPVFAVLKVIVQHFFAYYIKRRTD; translated from the coding sequence GTGGAGCAATTAACCAAAAACAAGCTGTTCCGTTACGCGATCTGGCTGCTGCTCGGATTGATCATTTTATATTTTATCTGGCTGCTGCGGCCTTTACTGCTTCACATATATGCGTTCCTGAAAACAGTGTTGGCACCCTTTATCGTAGCCCTTATCATATCCTATGTACTTAATCCGATTGTCAGCATGCTGGGAGGGCGCAAGGTGCCGCGTACGATTGCTGTACTACTCATATATGCCTTTTTCCTGACCTGCCTCGGTGTCATTCTGATGAATGTCATTCCGGTATTGATTGAACAGCTGGGAGAACTCAACGAGCATATGCCGGAACTGTCCATGCGTGCACAGAGCCTGATGAACAATATGGATCACAAATTAATGCCGCCAAGTGTGCGAACAGGCATGAACAGTTGGTTTTTTCAGATGGAGGATCGACTAACTCAGGGGATTACCGTGCTCATGGACAATATCGGGGCGACCATTAATGTGTTATTCAATGTGTTTATCGTGCCATTTCTGATCTTTTATATGTTAAAAGACTTTGAGGTGTTTGAGCGTACCATTGTGGCGTATCTTCCGCGTTCACGTCGTAAAGCGATTGTCTCGGTGATGAAAGAGATCGATACTGCACTGGGGAACTATATTCGGGGACAGTTTATTGTCTGTGTCATTGTTGGTATCTTTGCCTACATTGGTTATATCATCATTGATATGCCGTATGCCCTGCTGCTTGCAAGCATTGTAGCTGTGTTTAACATTGTGCCCTACTTGGGGCCGTTCCTGGGAGCTGCTCCTGCTGTGGTCATGGCATCAACCGTATCGTTTAAAATGGTGTTACTTGTTGTCATTGTGAACACACTGTGCCAAGTGTTGGAGAGTAATGTTATATCTCCTCAGGTGGTGGGACGCACGTTGCATCTGCATCCACTGTCGATTATATTTGCACTGCTCGTCGGAGGTGAATTGGCAGGCATTGTAGGTTTAATTCTGGCAGTACCTGTTTTTGCCGTGCTGAAGGTGATTGTGCAACACTTTTTCGCCTATTACATCAAACGAAGGACCGACTAA